The genomic window GGCGAGGGCGACGACGACGCCGGGGTGGCGCCGCGGCTCCAGGGCCCAGTCCGGCAGGCCGGGGCGGCCGGCGCCCGGACCGGCGGGCAGCGGCTGGCAGACCGCGGCGGCCGCGCCCTGCTGCGGGCCGACGGCGCCGGTGGCGCCCTGGTAGCCGGCAGCGGGCTGGATCGCGCCCGTTCCGGGGCTGGTGGGCGCCCAGGCGGCCGAGGGCTGCGGGACGCCGGTCTGCTGGGAGGGCTGCGGGACCTGAGGGGCCTGGGCCCGGTGCGGGGCGAAGGCCGGCGGGACGGCGCCGTCGGGCAGTCCGCTGCCGGAGCCCTGGGAGCCGGTCCACGGGTCGCTCCAGGAGCCCCCGGTGGTGCCGTAGCCGCCCGTCCCGGGAGCGGCGGAGCCCGCCAAGGCGGCCGAGGAGCCGTAGGCGCCGCTCCCCGCGCTCGGCGCGGAGGCGCCGGACCCGTAGGAGCCGTAGGGGTCCGTGTACGAGCCCGTCGCGGTACCGGACTCGTCGACGTCGTCGGGATCGGGGCCGAGGAGCTCGTCGACGACGTCGGTGCCGTCCCCGCCGGCCGCGATGTCGTCGAGGACGGTGAGGAGGTCGGGGACACCGAGCCGGTCGGCGAGGTCGGGGGCGAGGGCGGCGGTGAAGGCGCGGGCGAGGGCCGGGCACTCGGTCTCGAGGCCGGCGGTCTCGGGGGTGCCCGCGTAGACGCGGCGGAAGACGGCCTGCCAGGGGCCGGTGCCGAAGGGCGCGCGGCCGGTGACGGCGAACAGGAGGACGCCGGCGCAGGCGTACCAGTCGACGTCGGCGGTCGGCTCCTCGCCGTCGAGCATCTCCGGCGGGATGAAGCCGGGGGTCCCGGTCACCTGGCCGGTCTGGGTGAGGCGGGTGTCGTCGGCGACCTGGGCGATACCGAAGTCGATGAGGACGGGGCCCTGCGCGCCGAGCATGACGTTGGAGGGCTTGAGGTCGCGGTGGATGACGCCGGCGGCGTGGACGGCGCGCAGCGCGTCGACGAGGCCGTGGGCGAGGTCGGCGAGGTCGCGGGCGTCGGTGACGAGGTCGTAGGCGCCCTCGTGGTCGACCTCGTGCTGGAGGGTGGGGCCGTCGACGAGCTCGGTGATGACGAAGGTGACGCCCGCGCCGTCGGCGCCGTCGCCGGTCTCGATGTCGAGGATCCGGGCCACGCGGGCGTCGCGGACGCGGGCGAGGACGCGGGCCTCGCGGTCCAGGCGGCGCCGCGCGACGGGGTCGGCGGCGATCTGGGGGTGGAGGATCTTCATGGCGACGCGGCGGCCGTCGGCGTCCTCGGCCTCCCAGACGACGCCCATGCCTCCGGCGCCGAGCCGGCGCAGGAGCCGGTAGCCCCCGACGACGGTGCCCGCGCGCAGCCCCGCTAGGGAGGCGGGCACGGCGGGCCTCTGGCCGGGGGTCTGCGTCATGCGGCCACAGTACCGGCGAGCCGTGGCCGGACCGTTGAGGTGACCG from Actinomyces radicidentis includes these protein-coding regions:
- a CDS encoding serine/threonine-protein kinase; this encodes MTQTPGQRPAVPASLAGLRAGTVVGGYRLLRRLGAGGMGVVWEAEDADGRRVAMKILHPQIAADPVARRRLDREARVLARVRDARVARILDIETGDGADGAGVTFVITELVDGPTLQHEVDHEGAYDLVTDARDLADLAHGLVDALRAVHAAGVIHRDLKPSNVMLGAQGPVLIDFGIAQVADDTRLTQTGQVTGTPGFIPPEMLDGEEPTADVDWYACAGVLLFAVTGRAPFGTGPWQAVFRRVYAGTPETAGLETECPALARAFTAALAPDLADRLGVPDLLTVLDDIAAGGDGTDVVDELLGPDPDDVDESGTATGSYTDPYGSYGSGASAPSAGSGAYGSSAALAGSAAPGTGGYGTTGGSWSDPWTGSQGSGSGLPDGAVPPAFAPHRAQAPQVPQPSQQTGVPQPSAAWAPTSPGTGAIQPAAGYQGATGAVGPQQGAAAAVCQPLPAGPGAGRPGLPDWALEPRRHPGVVVALALALSALGAWLPAWVAIVATIAIVLAGTVGRADDARRWHRLQQGRRSRGDDSRMWAAAPWYLLRSLVATAFAVVVSLLITVAVFYVGAKVLGFGSTPARVAANLSEYHRIAGFLAGLTAIYLGVTWFIPWGAPTRRGGAKLVGLIAPSRAVRLVLSLVLLGVTGVIVLLVMAGRFPPATLEPFYSWG